From Gemmatimonadaceae bacterium, the proteins below share one genomic window:
- a CDS encoding FliA/WhiG family RNA polymerase sigma factor has translation MPTATAPSRASRAIDARNELVQAHVGLVHFLARRLHSSLADEAELDELVSAGLVGLMRAAESFDRSRGLAFTTYATPRVRGAMLDELRRLDRVPRSVRARARQMQAVHNMLAHRLGRQPDSEEMAAALGVDVETYFGWEDDVRGGTMLTLDDHGSEASSAGSALRDRIPVPDFDLDVELDREIERERVRDALESLSVDEQRVLALSYFEELTLQEIAPLLGITESGASRMRTRALRRLREALGARLAA, from the coding sequence ATGCCGACTGCTACCGCACCCTCTCGGGCCTCGCGCGCCATCGATGCGCGGAACGAACTCGTCCAGGCCCACGTCGGCCTCGTGCATTTCCTGGCCCGCCGACTTCATAGTTCGCTCGCGGACGAGGCGGAGCTCGATGAACTCGTCAGCGCCGGTCTCGTGGGCCTTATGCGCGCGGCGGAGTCGTTCGACCGCAGCCGTGGGCTCGCCTTCACGACCTACGCCACCCCGCGCGTGCGCGGCGCGATGCTCGATGAACTGCGTCGCCTCGATCGCGTCCCCCGCAGCGTGCGTGCGCGTGCCCGGCAGATGCAGGCGGTGCACAACATGCTGGCCCACCGACTCGGCCGCCAACCCGATAGCGAGGAGATGGCAGCAGCGCTCGGCGTCGACGTGGAGACCTACTTCGGGTGGGAAGACGATGTGCGCGGCGGCACTATGCTCACGCTCGACGACCACGGCAGTGAGGCATCCAGCGCCGGCTCGGCGCTGCGCGATCGCATCCCGGTTCCTGATTTCGACCTCGACGTCGAACTCGACCGCGAAATCGAACGCGAGCGCGTGCGCGATGCGCTGGAGTCGCTGAGCGTCGACGAGCAGCGCGTGCTGGCGCTTTCGTACTTCGAGGAACTCACGCTGCAGGAGATCGCGCCCCTGCTCGGCATCACGGAGTCCGGTGCCAGCCGGATGCGCACACGCGCGCTGCGCCGCCTCCGCGAAGCGCTTGGCGCCCGCCTGGCCGCATAA
- a CDS encoding TIGR01777 family oxidoreductase: MQLRSAMPVSAADLFAWHERPGAFERLTPAFMPATVRSRTGGIEDGSRVTLSVPVGPLSTTWEVEHVGYVAGREFSDVQRSGPFARWQHRHLMDAQPDGTSVLDDRIEFALPAPPFGEIVAGHFTRDRLERLLRWRHALTRMDLERHAAFASRGPLRIAITGASGFLGDALVPFLTTGGHEVRRIGRRADSDFLWDPARGELDPRALDGVDAVIHLAGASIAERWTPERRRAIRESRVQGTRLIAEAMAKASPRPSVLLSASAVGVYGDRGDEVLDESSAFGDDFLAGVGREWEAAAARARDAGIRTVFLRTGVVLNPGGGALGKMLLPFQAGVGGKLGSGKQWMSWISREDWVGAVQFALMHDSLSGPVNLVAPEAATNATFTSTLARVLGRPALIPVPEFALGAVFGEMARGTILASQRAQPTVLTRAGFAFEHPTLSSALRFELGLL, translated from the coding sequence GTGCAGCTGCGTTCGGCGATGCCGGTGTCGGCGGCCGACTTGTTTGCCTGGCACGAGCGGCCGGGCGCCTTCGAGCGGCTCACGCCAGCGTTCATGCCGGCGACCGTGCGCTCGCGAACGGGCGGCATTGAGGACGGCTCGCGTGTGACGCTGTCAGTGCCGGTTGGTCCGCTGAGCACGACCTGGGAGGTCGAGCACGTCGGCTACGTCGCCGGGCGCGAGTTCAGCGATGTGCAGCGATCAGGCCCGTTCGCGCGCTGGCAGCATCGGCATCTGATGGACGCGCAACCGGATGGCACGAGCGTGCTGGACGACCGGATTGAGTTTGCGCTGCCGGCGCCGCCCTTCGGAGAGATCGTGGCCGGTCACTTCACGCGCGATCGGCTCGAGCGGTTGCTGCGTTGGCGGCACGCGCTCACGCGAATGGACCTTGAGCGCCACGCCGCGTTCGCGTCGCGCGGGCCGCTGCGAATCGCGATCACCGGGGCCAGCGGGTTTCTCGGCGATGCGCTCGTGCCCTTCCTCACGACCGGCGGACACGAGGTGCGGCGCATCGGTCGCAGGGCGGATAGCGATTTCCTTTGGGATCCGGCGCGCGGCGAACTGGACCCGCGTGCGCTCGACGGTGTGGACGCCGTGATTCATCTGGCCGGGGCGAGTATCGCCGAGCGCTGGACACCGGAGCGGCGGCGTGCGATTCGCGAGAGTCGGGTGCAGGGCACGCGCTTGATCGCCGAGGCTATGGCCAAGGCCTCACCGCGGCCATCGGTGCTGCTCAGCGCATCCGCGGTTGGTGTGTACGGTGACCGCGGGGACGAAGTGCTGGACGAGTCGAGCGCGTTCGGCGACGACTTCCTCGCGGGCGTTGGGCGGGAGTGGGAGGCCGCGGCGGCACGGGCGCGGGACGCGGGCATCCGCACCGTGTTCCTGCGCACTGGCGTGGTGCTGAACCCCGGCGGTGGCGCGCTGGGCAAGATGTTGCTGCCGTTCCAGGCCGGCGTAGGCGGCAAGCTCGGCAGCGGCAAGCAGTGGATGAGTTGGATCAGCCGCGAGGACTGGGTGGGCGCGGTGCAGTTTGCGTTGATGCACGACTCACTGTCGGGACCGGTGAACCTTGTGGCGCCAGAAGCGGCCACGAATGCGACTTTCACCTCGACACTGGCGCGGGTGCTGGGCCGGCCGGCGTTGATCCCGGTGCCGGAGTTCGCGCTTGGAGCCGTCTTCGGCGAGATGGCCCGTGGGACGATCCTGGCGAGTCAGCGAGCGCAGCCGACCGTGCTCACGCGGGCAGGGTTCGCATTTGAGCATCCGACGCTGTCGAGCGCCTTGCGGTTCGAGCTCGGTCTGCTCTGA
- a CDS encoding DNA-3-methyladenine glycosylase 2 family protein, which produces MPPRHARAIAHLTDVDPVLGDWIRRSGPCTLSRSRTGTHFSHVSRSIVYQQLSGKAAATIHGRYLALFGGREPSPDEVLATKHRALRGVGLSDRKAEYLRGLASDVREGRVPLADIERLDDAEAIEVLTKVRGVGEWTAQMFLMFRLGRPDVLPTLDLGVQTAVKRLYGLRKHPTPERLAKIGARWAPYRTVASWYLWKVVDTQEW; this is translated from the coding sequence ATGCCGCCACGCCACGCGCGCGCCATCGCGCATCTCACGGACGTCGATCCCGTGCTCGGCGACTGGATTCGCCGCTCCGGTCCCTGCACGCTGAGCCGCAGCCGCACTGGGACACATTTTTCCCACGTCTCGCGTTCCATTGTGTACCAGCAACTCAGCGGCAAGGCCGCGGCGACGATCCACGGGCGCTATCTCGCGCTCTTTGGCGGCCGCGAGCCGTCGCCCGACGAGGTGTTGGCGACGAAACATCGTGCGTTGCGTGGTGTCGGGTTGTCGGACCGCAAGGCGGAGTATCTGCGCGGGCTCGCCTCCGACGTGCGCGAGGGCCGTGTGCCGCTGGCTGATATTGAGCGGCTCGACGATGCAGAAGCGATCGAAGTTTTGACGAAGGTGCGCGGGGTGGGCGAGTGGACCGCGCAGATGTTCTTGATGTTCCGGTTGGGACGGCCCGATGTATTGCCGACGCTGGACCTCGGCGTGCAGACGGCGGTGAAGCGGCTGTACGGGCTGCGCAAACATCCCACACCGGAACGACTGGCCAAGATCGGTGCCCGTTGGGCGCCCTATCGCACGGTGGCGTCGTGGTATCTGTGGAAGGTGGTGGACACACAGGAGTGGTAG
- a CDS encoding enoyl-CoA hydratase/isomerase family protein translates to MRITKVGVVGAGAMGAGIAALAASAGLPVVLLDIPGHDDPQHPDRSRPARDGLERARKAKPAAFMDAKAAARIITGNTADHLELLADCSWVCEAIIEKPAPKQELFAKLERIAPNAVVTSNTSGIPMNILLEGRSAKFRQQFLGTHYFNPPRYMHLLELIPTPETAPAVLDGVRHFQERILGKGIVLAKDVPGFVANRLGVHGMVVAGRLMMKHDLTIPEVDTLTGALIGRAKTATFRTGDLSGLDVLVHVTAGLSQTTGEDLALVPFVHELVKQGRLGDKTKQGFYKKDGKSILALDWKTLEYRDMGRFSTPEIDKATKLPLDKRLAAARDLPGKYGDFLRELLVEQFLYACSLAPSLSYSIAAVDRAMEWGYGWEIGPFKAMDAVGLDWLRKEMGARGHSVPALLDRAGDGFYGDDDTILAIDSAARIETPPVPGQISLAARRRAGKVVRENAEARLVDLGDGVMCLEFCGKMNTLGPGVMDLTAESLELVAKHGNAGLVIGNDDPRTFTAGANLAGVGQLVQAGDWKTLEVITRRFQDTVMSFRFAPFPVVAAPFGLTLGGGAEISLHCDRIQAHAELYMGLVEVGVGLIPGGGGTKELAFRFSKALEAFEEADAFEALKRAFKLIALAQTSTSAHEARAMGFLRPQADRITMNRDVLIADAKARVIDLAPDYVAPLPKRMTALGRAAVANLDYALWAFKEAGQASDHDLRIGHEVAVILAGGDGPAREVSEQDLLDLERDAFLRLLGTKETQERIAHTLTTGKPLRN, encoded by the coding sequence ATGCGGATCACCAAAGTGGGCGTCGTCGGAGCCGGCGCGATGGGAGCGGGTATCGCCGCCCTCGCCGCCTCCGCAGGACTCCCTGTCGTCCTGCTCGACATCCCCGGGCACGACGACCCCCAGCACCCGGACCGTTCCAGACCCGCACGCGACGGACTCGAACGCGCCCGCAAGGCCAAGCCCGCCGCGTTCATGGACGCGAAGGCTGCCGCCCGCATCATCACGGGCAACACGGCCGACCACCTCGAACTCCTCGCCGACTGCAGCTGGGTCTGCGAGGCCATCATCGAGAAACCCGCGCCCAAGCAGGAGCTCTTTGCCAAGCTCGAGCGCATCGCGCCCAACGCGGTGGTCACCAGCAACACCTCGGGCATCCCGATGAACATCCTGCTCGAGGGACGCAGCGCGAAGTTCCGACAGCAGTTCCTCGGCACGCACTATTTCAATCCGCCGCGCTACATGCACCTGCTCGAGCTCATCCCGACGCCGGAGACGGCGCCGGCAGTGCTCGACGGCGTGCGTCACTTCCAGGAACGCATCCTCGGCAAGGGCATCGTGCTCGCCAAGGACGTGCCCGGCTTCGTGGCCAACCGACTCGGCGTGCATGGGATGGTCGTCGCCGGTCGATTGATGATGAAGCACGATCTCACGATTCCCGAGGTCGACACTCTCACGGGCGCGCTGATTGGCCGCGCGAAGACCGCCACGTTCCGCACCGGTGACCTCTCCGGCCTCGACGTGCTCGTGCACGTCACCGCCGGTCTCTCGCAGACCACGGGCGAGGACCTCGCGCTGGTGCCCTTCGTCCACGAGCTCGTGAAGCAGGGCCGGCTCGGCGACAAGACCAAGCAGGGCTTCTATAAGAAGGACGGCAAGAGCATCCTCGCGCTCGACTGGAAGACGCTCGAGTACCGGGACATGGGCCGCTTCTCCACGCCCGAGATCGACAAGGCCACCAAGCTGCCGCTCGACAAGCGACTCGCCGCCGCACGCGATCTTCCCGGCAAGTACGGCGACTTCCTGCGCGAGCTGCTGGTGGAGCAGTTCCTCTACGCCTGCTCGCTCGCGCCGTCGCTGTCGTACTCGATTGCCGCCGTGGACCGCGCGATGGAGTGGGGCTACGGCTGGGAGATCGGCCCCTTCAAGGCGATGGATGCCGTGGGACTCGACTGGCTGCGCAAGGAGATGGGTGCCCGCGGCCACAGCGTGCCCGCGTTGCTCGACCGCGCCGGCGACGGCTTCTACGGCGACGACGACACCATTCTCGCCATCGATAGCGCTGCGCGCATCGAGACGCCGCCTGTGCCGGGACAGATCTCACTCGCCGCGCGCCGACGCGCCGGCAAGGTCGTGCGCGAGAACGCCGAGGCGCGGCTCGTGGATCTGGGCGATGGGGTGATGTGCCTTGAGTTCTGCGGCAAGATGAACACCTTAGGCCCCGGCGTGATGGACCTGACCGCCGAGTCGCTGGAGCTGGTGGCCAAGCACGGCAATGCGGGGCTGGTGATCGGGAACGACGACCCGCGCACATTCACTGCGGGCGCGAACCTCGCAGGTGTGGGCCAGCTCGTGCAGGCCGGTGATTGGAAGACGCTTGAGGTCATCACCAGGCGCTTCCAAGACACGGTGATGTCGTTCCGCTTCGCGCCGTTTCCTGTCGTGGCCGCACCCTTCGGCCTCACGCTCGGCGGTGGCGCGGAGATCTCGCTGCACTGCGATCGCATCCAGGCGCACGCCGAGTTGTATATGGGACTCGTCGAAGTTGGTGTGGGATTGATCCCCGGCGGTGGCGGCACCAAGGAGCTCGCGTTCCGTTTCTCGAAGGCGCTGGAGGCCTTTGAGGAAGCCGACGCCTTCGAGGCACTCAAGCGCGCCTTCAAGCTCATCGCCCTCGCGCAGACCAGCACCAGCGCACACGAGGCCCGCGCGATGGGCTTCCTGCGCCCGCAGGCAGACCGCATCACGATGAACCGCGATGTGCTCATCGCCGACGCCAAGGCTCGGGTGATCGACCTCGCGCCCGACTACGTGGCGCCGCTCCCGAAGCGGATGACCGCACTCGGCCGCGCCGCCGTGGCCAACCTCGACTACGCGCTCTGGGCCTTCAAGGAAGCCGGCCAGGCCAGCGACCACGACCTGCGTATTGGCCACGAAGTCGCCGTCATCCTCGCCGGCGGCGACGGCCCCGCGCGCGAAGTCAGCGAACAGGACCTGCTCGACCTCGAGCGCGACGCCTTCCTCCGCCTCCTCGGCACCAAGGAGACGCAGGAGCGCATCGCGCACACACTGACCACCGGCAAGCCGCTGCGGAACTGA
- a CDS encoding potassium/proton antiporter gives MLPEPNATALVLALLGLLLGASVVSSRASEYTGIPAALVFLLVGMLAGSEGVLGIAFDDYALAFRAGTIALVLILFDGGLNTPLRAVRQYWGPAVVLATLGIVVTAGVVGLAAHLMGMPLLAALLVGAIVSSTDAAAVFSVLRGSGLALKRRLGATLELESGLNDPLAVLLTLSLTTAITAPSQAPAWGALVGQVVLQLLVGAVGGWIGGQLGVLVLSRVHLRASGLYPALTVATAFLAFGITTLLGGSGFLAAYVAALVVGNADLPYRASVSRVHDALAWLSQIGMFLLLGLLVFPSRLVDVAPIGLALALVLMFVARPVAVGVSLLPFRFPWNEQLFIGWGGLRGAVPIILATYPVLNGMPEGERLFDIVFFVVVVSVLITGGTVPIALRRLRLEGDDPPAPPAVLEISSTQRLNGQLVSFFVDDALDVTGVPLSEIPFPANSAVTLVLRGENIIVPKGHTSLAAGDHVYVVTTAEDRPFVQLLFGRPEDA, from the coding sequence ATGCTGCCGGAACCCAACGCGACGGCCCTCGTGCTTGCCCTGCTGGGGCTGCTGCTTGGCGCCAGCGTGGTCTCCAGTCGCGCGAGCGAGTACACCGGCATTCCGGCCGCCTTGGTCTTCCTGCTGGTCGGCATGCTGGCTGGTTCCGAGGGCGTGCTCGGCATCGCGTTCGACGACTACGCGCTGGCCTTCCGGGCGGGCACGATTGCGCTGGTACTCATCCTCTTTGACGGCGGGCTCAACACGCCACTGCGGGCCGTCCGGCAGTACTGGGGCCCGGCAGTCGTCCTCGCCACGCTAGGCATCGTCGTCACCGCTGGAGTGGTGGGACTCGCAGCGCACCTGATGGGCATGCCGCTGCTGGCAGCGTTGCTCGTCGGCGCCATCGTCTCGTCCACGGACGCCGCCGCCGTGTTCAGCGTCCTGCGCGGCAGCGGACTCGCCCTCAAACGCCGTCTCGGGGCAACACTCGAGCTGGAGTCCGGCCTCAACGATCCGCTGGCCGTACTGCTGACGCTTTCGCTGACGACCGCCATCACGGCGCCGTCGCAGGCACCAGCGTGGGGCGCGCTCGTTGGCCAAGTCGTGCTGCAGCTCCTGGTCGGCGCCGTGGGCGGATGGATTGGTGGCCAGCTCGGCGTGCTTGTCCTCTCGCGCGTGCACCTGCGCGCGAGTGGACTGTATCCCGCGCTCACGGTGGCCACGGCATTTCTGGCCTTTGGCATCACAACCTTGCTGGGCGGCAGTGGATTCCTTGCGGCGTATGTCGCGGCCCTGGTGGTGGGGAACGCCGATCTTCCCTACCGAGCCAGCGTTAGTCGCGTACACGACGCGCTGGCTTGGCTCAGCCAGATTGGGATGTTCCTGCTGCTCGGGCTGCTCGTGTTTCCCTCCCGGCTGGTGGACGTCGCGCCGATCGGCCTCGCGCTCGCCTTGGTGTTGATGTTCGTCGCGCGACCCGTGGCCGTCGGCGTCTCCCTGCTGCCGTTCAGGTTTCCGTGGAACGAGCAGTTGTTCATCGGCTGGGGCGGCTTGCGCGGCGCGGTGCCGATCATCCTTGCCACCTATCCCGTGCTGAACGGGATGCCCGAAGGCGAGCGGTTGTTCGACATCGTGTTCTTCGTCGTGGTGGTGAGTGTGCTCATCACGGGCGGAACGGTCCCGATAGCCCTGCGCCGCCTGCGGCTTGAGGGCGACGACCCGCCCGCACCGCCAGCGGTCCTCGAGATTTCCTCGACGCAGAGGCTGAACGGCCAGCTGGTGAGCTTCTTCGTCGATGATGCCTTGGACGTGACTGGAGTGCCTCTGAGCGAGATCCCGTTTCCAGCCAACAGCGCGGTAACCCTGGTCTTGCGCGGCGAGAACATCATCGTGCCCAAGGGCCACACCTCGCTCGCGGCTGGCGACCACGTGTACGTGGTGACGACGGCTGAGGACCGCCCCTTCGTGCAGCTATTGTTCGGCCGCCCCGAGGATGCCTGA
- a CDS encoding HAMP domain-containing histidine kinase: protein MSISEFPLQSAVRAEDWANVHDELLHGLVHTANNRIAALGGIVQLQENDLMEADEALTQLRDEVARLRALMLKFRAMTVRRAPSREPVRLGDVLQGTVDVLAHHAVARNWTITLTEEAGDVPPVNLWAADHLRFGVLLLLAAGAGTAKGEYFVTFAAPAASAEVTVTAQNSAEVISASAEFEALSRAATSEGGALRCERVSDTHADLVLSLPGLA, encoded by the coding sequence GTGAGCATCTCCGAGTTTCCGCTGCAGTCGGCCGTGCGCGCCGAGGACTGGGCCAACGTGCACGACGAACTGCTACACGGCCTGGTCCACACGGCAAACAACCGGATCGCGGCGCTGGGTGGCATCGTGCAGTTGCAGGAGAACGACCTGATGGAAGCCGACGAGGCGCTGACGCAGCTGCGCGATGAGGTCGCGCGGCTCCGCGCGCTGATGCTCAAGTTCCGCGCGATGACCGTGCGGCGTGCCCCTTCACGCGAGCCGGTGCGGTTGGGCGACGTGCTGCAAGGAACGGTGGACGTGCTGGCCCATCACGCGGTCGCGCGGAACTGGACGATCACGCTGACGGAAGAGGCCGGCGATGTCCCGCCGGTGAATCTCTGGGCGGCGGATCACCTGCGCTTCGGCGTGTTGTTGCTGTTGGCGGCGGGCGCGGGCACGGCCAAGGGCGAATATTTCGTCACCTTCGCGGCGCCGGCTGCCAGTGCCGAGGTGACGGTGACGGCGCAGAACTCGGCGGAGGTGATTTCAGCTTCCGCGGAGTTCGAGGCACTGTCGCGCGCGGCGACCAGCGAAGGCGGGGCCCTGCGCTGCGAGCGCGTCTCCGACACGCACGCGGATTTGGTGCTCTCGCTACCTGGCCTCGCGTAG
- a CDS encoding sigma-54-dependent Fis family transcriptional regulator, translating into MATILYVDDEPAVGTLLDHAIRRAGHEAVGATSVAEALQVIARGGVDLILSDHQMPGLTGLDLLDVLQQDGYDIPLIILTGYASIEQAVSAIKKGALDYITKPVDAQQLELAIDQALAVVKLQRENATLREEVSALRQRHAIVGESPSIQRALNEVAMAAPTRASVLLLGESGTGKELFARAIHEQSDRRSRPFIQINCAAMPENLIESALFGHEKGAFTGAIKRVEGAFERAHHGTLLLDEISEMRLDLQAKLLRVLQEMEFERVGGTAKVRVDVRIIATSNRDLAVEAAEGRFRQDLFFRLSVIPIQIPPLRDRADDIPRLATRFAMHAAEEYQRPVTGIAQDAMDWLRAQPWPGNVRELQHTVERAVILAHEPILPLHRFLGGARATPAVSMPRVEMDDGAVVLHSLRIADAEDALIQTALARTEGNRTHAAELLGISLRTLRSRLNAPSK; encoded by the coding sequence ATGGCCACCATCCTCTACGTGGACGACGAGCCCGCCGTCGGCACGCTCCTCGACCACGCCATCCGACGCGCCGGACACGAGGCCGTCGGCGCGACATCGGTGGCCGAGGCGCTCCAGGTCATCGCACGTGGTGGGGTGGACCTTATCCTCTCCGACCACCAGATGCCGGGCCTCACCGGCCTCGACCTGCTCGACGTGCTGCAGCAGGACGGCTACGACATCCCGCTGATCATCCTCACGGGCTACGCGAGCATCGAGCAGGCGGTCTCGGCCATCAAGAAGGGCGCGCTCGACTACATCACCAAGCCGGTAGACGCGCAGCAGCTGGAGCTGGCCATCGACCAGGCACTGGCCGTCGTCAAGCTCCAGCGCGAGAACGCCACGCTGCGCGAGGAGGTCAGCGCGCTCCGGCAGCGTCACGCCATCGTAGGAGAGAGCCCGAGCATCCAGCGCGCACTCAACGAAGTCGCGATGGCTGCGCCCACCCGCGCGTCGGTGTTGCTGCTGGGCGAGAGCGGCACGGGCAAGGAACTCTTCGCGCGCGCCATCCACGAGCAAAGCGATCGCCGCAGCCGTCCGTTCATCCAGATCAACTGCGCGGCGATGCCCGAGAACCTGATCGAGAGCGCGCTGTTCGGGCACGAGAAGGGCGCCTTCACGGGCGCCATCAAGCGCGTGGAGGGCGCCTTCGAACGCGCGCACCACGGCACGCTGCTGCTCGACGAGATCTCCGAGATGCGCCTCGACCTGCAGGCCAAGCTGTTGCGCGTGCTGCAGGAGATGGAGTTCGAACGCGTCGGCGGCACCGCCAAGGTGCGTGTGGACGTGCGGATCATTGCGACCAGCAATCGCGACCTCGCGGTGGAAGCCGCCGAGGGACGGTTTCGGCAGGACCTGTTCTTCCGTCTCAGTGTCATTCCCATCCAGATCCCGCCGCTGCGCGATCGCGCCGATGACATCCCACGCCTCGCCACGCGCTTCGCGATGCACGCAGCCGAGGAGTATCAGCGCCCCGTCACCGGCATCGCGCAGGACGCGATGGACTGGCTGCGCGCGCAGCCCTGGCCCGGGAACGTCCGCGAACTGCAGCACACGGTGGAGCGAGCAGTAATTCTTGCGCACGAGCCGATACTGCCCTTGCACCGCTTCCTCGGCGGCGCCCGCGCGACACCGGCCGTCTCGATGCCGCGCGTGGAAATGGACGATGGTGCGGTGGTCCTCCACTCGCTGCGCATTGCCGACGCCGAGGACGCGCTGATCCAGACAGCCCTGGCCCGCACCGAGGGAAACCGCACGCACGCTGCCGAACTGCTCGGCATCTCGCTGCGGACCCTTCGGAGCCGGCTCAACGCACCCAGCAAGTAG
- a CDS encoding DNA adenine methylase, whose amino-acid sequence MIKYIGSKRRLVPQILRLVQAIPRAHTVLDLFTGTTRVAQGLKRAGYFVTANDLASYSELLATTYIATDAAAVDELALAGMIAELNALPGQRGYFTRTFCEEARYLQPQNGMRVDAIRARIEAMQVNAGTRAILLTALLEAADRVDSTTGIQMAYLKQWSARSHSPLTLRVPQLIEGPGRAMRADAREAIRGVDTYDVAYLDPPYNQHSYYRNYHVWETLVRGDEPSTYGIARKRADARTTRSAFNLRGEAWQALREVVLGLRARHVVLSFSDEGFFTVEAIRDLLAERCGEVAALAVPSARYVGAKIGIHDLKGVLVGEVGHLTNTEWLFVGGPDAAGIVRRATENGRADSEVA is encoded by the coding sequence GTGATCAAGTACATCGGGTCCAAGCGCCGGCTGGTGCCGCAGATCCTGCGGCTGGTGCAGGCCATTCCCCGCGCGCACACGGTGCTCGACCTCTTCACGGGGACGACGCGCGTGGCGCAGGGCCTCAAGCGCGCCGGGTACTTCGTCACGGCCAATGACCTGGCCAGCTACTCCGAGCTGCTGGCGACCACCTACATCGCCACCGACGCGGCGGCGGTGGACGAATTGGCGCTCGCGGGAATGATCGCCGAACTGAATGCACTGCCGGGCCAGCGCGGCTACTTCACGCGCACCTTCTGCGAGGAGGCGCGCTACCTGCAGCCGCAGAACGGGATGCGCGTCGATGCCATCCGCGCGCGCATCGAGGCGATGCAGGTGAACGCCGGCACGCGCGCCATCCTGCTCACGGCGTTGCTTGAAGCGGCGGACCGCGTGGATTCGACCACCGGCATCCAGATGGCTTACCTCAAGCAGTGGTCGGCGCGCAGCCACAGCCCGCTCACGCTGCGTGTGCCGCAATTGATCGAGGGGCCCGGTCGCGCGATGCGTGCCGACGCTCGGGAGGCGATTCGAGGTGTCGACACTTACGATGTGGCCTACCTCGATCCGCCGTACAACCAGCACAGTTACTACCGGAACTACCACGTCTGGGAGACCCTGGTCCGCGGTGACGAGCCGTCGACCTATGGCATCGCCCGGAAGCGCGCCGACGCGCGGACCACGCGCTCGGCGTTCAACCTGCGCGGCGAGGCTTGGCAGGCGCTGCGCGAGGTCGTGCTTGGCCTGCGCGCGCGACACGTCGTGCTGTCGTTCTCCGATGAGGGCTTCTTCACGGTCGAGGCGATTCGCGACCTGCTGGCCGAGCGCTGCGGCGAGGTCGCGGCGCTCGCGGTGCCATCGGCGCGCTACGTCGGGGCCAAGATCGGTATCCACGACCTCAAGGGTGTGCTGGTTGGTGAGGTCGGACACCTGACCAATACCGAGTGGCTGTTCGTCGGCGGGCCGGACGCGGCGGGCATTGTGCGCCGTGCGACGGAGAACGGGCGTGCCGACTCGGAGGTCGCGTGA